A genomic region of Caenorhabditis elegans chromosome V contains the following coding sequences:
- the ZC132.9 gene encoding Serpentine Receptor, class Z (Confirmed by transcript evidence), whose translation MSARQSEMVRTTTEHFPFKVRLPISYTDYAMEQLTDPSLLISYAVIFIPLILGMIVSWPIYLRKFHKNLVHYGTSPFLPMITYAYRSIKYNYPFMLIFSVLAYSTRSNPIIAPTTTNMALAFAFANQWFSSTYETLIGLFSIYKFMNSRQPAELRGYFTRRSVAVLLYVILLSVIAKDFGFIMWAVILFISEPFPLEILGQLNFYYYISYISFQMLLFIGMMSQFSMKTDAGNSHSDNQIARQTKIIGTIKIILFALFLLGTVTGFMPVIVGTIFVSIDCFLVPIVIMLTEIMYSPNPIPVDEVKKEPLKV comes from the exons ATGTCAGCACGACAATCGGAGATGGTCCGTACGACGACGGAGCATTTTCCATTCAAAGTGCGGCTCCCAATTTCCTACACAGATTATGCAATGGAACAGTTGACAGATCCTAGTCTTCTGATTTCCTATGCGGTGATTTTTATCCCATTGATACTGGGCATGATTGTCTCATGGCCGATTTATCTGCGGAAATTCCACAAGAACCTGGTGCATTATGGGACA agtCCATTCCTTCCGATGATCACCTATGCATACAGAAGCATCAAATACAACTACCCATTTATGTTGATTTTTAGCGTGCTTGCCTATTCCACGAGAAGTAATCCAAT AATTGCACCAACAACTACGAATATGGCACTAGCTTTCGCATTTGCAAATCAATGGTTTTCGTCAACCTATGAGACTCTGATTGGCTTGTTTTCGATCTACAAATTCATGAACTCCCGCCAGCCAGCAGAACTCCGTGGATACTTCACTCGGAGAAGCGTTGCAGTTCTACTGTATGTGATTCTTCTGTCTGTCATCGCCAAGGATTTTGGGTTCATCATGTGGGCTGTTATACTTTTTATTTCCGAGCCATTTCCGCTTGAAATCCTAGGACAATTAAATTTCTATTACTACATTAGCTACATCTCATTTCAAATGCTTCTTTTCATTGGAATGAtgtctcaattttcaatgaaaacagACGCCGGAAATAGTCATTCGGATAATCAAATCGCTCGTCAAACGAAAATCATCGGAACAATCAAGATT ATCCTATTTGCTTTATTCCTCTTGGGTACGGTTACAGGATTCATGCCAGTAatt gTTGGAACAATCTTCGTGAGCATCGATTGTTTTTTGGTGCCGATTGTCATAATGCTAACGGAGATTATGTACAGCCCAAACCCGATTCCAGTTGATGAAGTCAAAAAAGAACCACTGAAAGTATGA
- the R02D1.2 gene encoding Phenazine biosynthesis-like domain-containing protein (Confirmed by transcript evidence) has protein sequence MPKNYPSFIVDAFTKTSFGGNPAAVCLIPKALSDREYLKISSEFNLSETAFPIPIGASSDYKQCSQFSLRWFTPTNEVPLCGHATLATSHVLFNEIGNVNAEIKFETKSGTLTVRKDELGDVEMNFPEYELTSIKFKNIENSLHGVFSELEAPDFLQNVISCVVPIEINIESVVFAPKANVLNVVIDPKTTKFEFEAFKSNNSKMLELHDGSIVRGLVVSMSPSNPVAQGFIDSSGKPYDYACRYFAVWDGVNEDPATGSAQCSLGPFWSKILGKKDMYALQAFPTRGAQFRVRLQDGRVILNGSSVTVLRGEIIIH, from the exons atgccaaaaaactaCCCATCATTCATTGTGGATGCATTCACAAAAACGAGCTTCGGTGGAAATCCAGCTGCCGTTTGTTTGATTCCAAAG gcactATCTGACagagaatatttgaaaatttcatcagAATTCAATTTATCGGAAACCGCATTCCCAATACCAATTGGAGCATCGTCAGACTACAAACAATGCTCTCAGTTTTCTCTCCGATGGTTTACTCCAACAAATGAAGTTCCATTATGTGGACATGCAACCTTGGCAACTTCTCATGTGTTGTTCaatgaaattggaaatgttaacgcagaaatcaaatttgaaaccaaGTCTGGAACTCTGACAGTTCGAAAGGATGAGCTTGGAGATGTGGagatgaattttccagaatatgAGTTAACATCtatcaagttcaaaaatattgaaaactcgCTTCATGGGGTCTTTTCTGAATTAGAGGCACCAGATTTTCTTCAGAATGTGATTAGCTGCGTGGTTCCAATTGAG atcaataTTGAATCCGTCGTCTTCGCTCCAAAAGCTAATGTATTAAACGTGGTGATTGACCCGAAAACTAcgaaatttgagtttgaagCTTTTAAAAGCAACAACTCAAAAATGCTCGAACTTCACGATGGAAGTATAGTCCGGGGACTTGTTGTTTCAATGAGCCCATCGAATCCAGTTGCACAGGGATTTATCGATTCTTCCGGAAAACCATATGACTACGCGTGCCGCTATTTTGCTGTCTGGGATGGAGTAAATGAGGACCCTGCAACTGGCTCCGCACAATGTTCTCTCGGACCTTTTTGGTCGAAGATTCTCGGAAAGAAGGATATGTACGCATTACAG GCTTTTCCAACTCGCGGAGCCCAATTTCGAGTAAGACTCCAAGATGGTCGTGTTATTTTGAACGGATCTTCTGTCACTGTTCTGAGAGGAGAGATAATTATTCATTGA
- the nhr-125 gene encoding Nuclear hormone receptor family member nhr-125 (Confirmed by transcript evidence) translates to MDLVSTSTSPFSCRICNQKAHGNHFGVLTCRACASFFRRAAFSKWSQLKCQKGGCSRNFCKRCRLKKCREMGMDTTKFQYNRDSFRATGQFQLPPPRSLASFVGRPELFLFCDTEAPNAKMLIDVRYLLEEAGRIINQGYETPASGKNQLENLTEGFKYIKVDMNNISSSKYASKDAIISMWEYYFFTVTRWLMYFEGFQKLNSHTQITLIQSVWNVWSRLHKYVATVDYHKANPDTLPTNVVIHNTLVDIENVEFDSTWLSDYPVEHVRRYLSVQHCREFDILGTLRKLNPSELEITYLFAQICFEHAGKRNQGDIMKVTEQFLDSLANDLHDYYVNEMNNSRYFLRLTQLLKINQAIQFSDISPQKQIRNNIIKKEAEKLEKLQKSQFSIKRLSISN, encoded by the exons atggaTCTCGTTTCGACCTCAACTTCCCCATTTTCCTGTAGAATATGCAATCAGAAAGCGCACGGGAATCATTTTGGAGTGCTCACTTGCCGAGCGTGTGCTTCATTTTTCAG AAGAGCTGCATTCTCAAAGTGGTCTCAATTGAAATGCCAGAAAGGAGGatgttccagaaatttttgcaaacgGTGCCGTTTGAAAAAGTGTCGAGAGATGGGAATGGACACGACAA agttCCAGTACAATCGAGATAGTTTCCGCGCAACTGGTCAATTCCAACTCCCTCCGCCGCGGTCTCTTGCATCATTTGTGGGACGTCCTGAATTATTTCTGTTTTGTGATACGGAAGCTCCAAATGCGAAAATGCTCATTGACGTACGCTATCTTTTGGAAGAAGCCGGAAGAATCATAAATCAAGGATATGAAACACCTGCTTCCGGGAAGAATCAACTTGAAAATCTAACAGAAGGATTTAAGTACATCAAGGTTGATATGAATAATATAAGCTCGAGTAAATATGCTAGCAAGGACGCAATTATCAGCATGTgggaatattattttttcacagtGACCAGGTGGCTGATGTATTTTGAAggattccaaaaattaaactcaCATACTCAG ATAACACTAATTCAATCTGTATGGAATGTTTGGAGCCGACTTCATAAATATGTTGCAACTGTCGATTATCATAAGGCAAATCCTGATACCTTACCAACAAACGTTGTGATTCATAATACTCTAGTGGACAttgaaaatgtagaatttGATTCCACGTGGCTGAGTGATTATCCTGTGGAACATGTGAGGAG ataccTATCTGTGCAACATTGCCGAGAGTTTGATATTCTTGGAACTCTACGAAAACTTAACCCATCTGAACTGGAAATAACCTATTTGTTTGCTCAAATATGCTTTGAACACGCTGGAAAACGAAACCAAGGAGATATAATGAAAGTCACCGAGCAATTTCTAGACAGTTTAGCAAACGACTTGCATGACTACTATGTGAATGAAATGAACAACTCGAGATATTTTCTTCGCTTGACGCAGCTGCTGAAAATCAACCAAGCTATTCAG ttttcagatatttctcCGCAAAAACAAATTCGCAACAAT attattaaaaaagaggctgaaaaattggaaaaa CTACAAAAGTCACAGTTCTCGATAAAGCGCCTTTCGAtatcaaattaa
- the nhr-125 gene encoding Nuclear hormone receptor family member nhr-125 (Confirmed by transcript evidence), whose amino-acid sequence MDLVSTSTSPFSCRICNQKAHGNHFGVLTCRACASFFRRAAFSKWSQLKCQKGGCSRNFCKRCRLKKCREMGMDTTKFQYNRDSFRATGQFQLPPPRSLASFVGRPELFLFCDTEAPNAKMLIDVRYLLEEAGRIINQGYETPASGKNQLENLTEGFKYIKVDMNNISSSKYASKDAIISMWEYYFFTVTRWLMYFEGFQKLNSHTQITLIQSVWNVWSRLHKYVATVDYHKANPDTLPTNVVIHNTLVDIENVEFDSTWLSDYPVEHVRRYLSVQHCREFDILGTLRKLNPSELEITYLFAQICFEHAGKRNQGDIMKVTEQFLDSLANDLHDYYVNEMNNSRYFLRLTQLLKINQAIQKGIWESRPKMELGRVFNVLKIEFSHPEMFEDSGYY is encoded by the exons atggaTCTCGTTTCGACCTCAACTTCCCCATTTTCCTGTAGAATATGCAATCAGAAAGCGCACGGGAATCATTTTGGAGTGCTCACTTGCCGAGCGTGTGCTTCATTTTTCAG AAGAGCTGCATTCTCAAAGTGGTCTCAATTGAAATGCCAGAAAGGAGGatgttccagaaatttttgcaaacgGTGCCGTTTGAAAAAGTGTCGAGAGATGGGAATGGACACGACAA agttCCAGTACAATCGAGATAGTTTCCGCGCAACTGGTCAATTCCAACTCCCTCCGCCGCGGTCTCTTGCATCATTTGTGGGACGTCCTGAATTATTTCTGTTTTGTGATACGGAAGCTCCAAATGCGAAAATGCTCATTGACGTACGCTATCTTTTGGAAGAAGCCGGAAGAATCATAAATCAAGGATATGAAACACCTGCTTCCGGGAAGAATCAACTTGAAAATCTAACAGAAGGATTTAAGTACATCAAGGTTGATATGAATAATATAAGCTCGAGTAAATATGCTAGCAAGGACGCAATTATCAGCATGTgggaatattattttttcacagtGACCAGGTGGCTGATGTATTTTGAAggattccaaaaattaaactcaCATACTCAG ATAACACTAATTCAATCTGTATGGAATGTTTGGAGCCGACTTCATAAATATGTTGCAACTGTCGATTATCATAAGGCAAATCCTGATACCTTACCAACAAACGTTGTGATTCATAATACTCTAGTGGACAttgaaaatgtagaatttGATTCCACGTGGCTGAGTGATTATCCTGTGGAACATGTGAGGAG ataccTATCTGTGCAACATTGCCGAGAGTTTGATATTCTTGGAACTCTACGAAAACTTAACCCATCTGAACTGGAAATAACCTATTTGTTTGCTCAAATATGCTTTGAACACGCTGGAAAACGAAACCAAGGAGATATAATGAAAGTCACCGAGCAATTTCTAGACAGTTTAGCAAACGACTTGCATGACTACTATGTGAATGAAATGAACAACTCGAGATATTTTCTTCGCTTGACGCAGCTGCTGAAAATCAACCAAGCTATTCAG aaaggcATCTGGGAGAGCCGACCAAAAATGGAGCTTGGACgagttttcaatgttttgaaaatagaattcTCCCATCCGGAAATGTTCGAAGATTCGGGTTATTACtga
- the D2063.1 gene encoding alcohol dehydrogenase (Confirmed by transcript evidence), with translation MVSSDVPKTQRALIFESYGGPLEIKQLPIPQPNEDELLVKMEYSGICHSDVHTWLGDFHYVSKCPMIGGHEGAGSVISVGSKVKNWQIGDKVGIKLVQGNCLNCEYCQTGHEPLCPHVWNIGVQKYGTFQEYATIRDVDAIKIPKSMNMAAAAPVLCGGVTAYKALKESEVKSGQIVAVTGAGGGLGSFAIQYARAMGMRVVAIDHPSKEAHCKSLGAEWFVDAFGTEDIVAHIREITDGGAHGVVNFAAAKVPMEKALEYVRKRGTVVFVGLAKDSKILVDTIPLIFNAVKIKGSIVGSRLDVNEAMDFVARGAVNVPLELVKLEDVAEVYTKMHDGKINSRVVVDFSL, from the exons ATGGTTTCATCTGATGTTCCAAAGACTCAACGCGCtcttatttttgaatcatACGGAGGTCCACTTGAAATCAAGCAACTTCCGATTCCTCAACCCAATGAGGATGAACTTTTGGTGAAAATGGAATATTCTGGAATATGCCATTCGGATGTTCATACGTGGCTAGGTGACTTTCATTATGTTTCCAAATGTCCAATGATTGGTGGGCATGAAGGCGCCGGCAGTGTGATCAGCGTTGGATCGAAagtaaaaaattggcaaatcggagATAAAGTTGGGATTAAG ttggtCCAAGGAAACTGCCTTAACTGTGAGTATTGCCAAACTGGACATGAACCACTTTGCCCTCATGTCTGGAACATTGGAGTTCAAAAATATGGAACCTTCCAAGAGTACGCTACTATTCGTGACGTTGATGCTATCAAAATCCCAAAGAGTATGAATATGGCCGCCGCTGCTCCCGTGCTTTGTGGTGGTGTAACTGCGTATAAAGCCCTAAAGGAGTCTGAAGTGAAGTCTGGACAAATTGTTGCAGTCACTGGAGCTGGTGGTGGGCTGGGATCTTTTGCAATTCAATACGCAAGAGCTATGGGAATGCGAGTTGTTGCGATAGATCATCCAAGTAAAGAGGCTCACTGTAAGAGTCTTGGAGCAGAATGGTTTGTTGATGCATTTGGAACTGAGGATATTGTGGCACACATTCGAGAAATTACTGATGGTGGAGCACATGGTGTTGTCAATTTTGCAGCTGCTAAGGTGCCCATGGAGAAGGCTCTAGAGTACGTTAGAAAACGAGGAACTGTGGTGTTTGTAGGACTTGCGAAAGACTCAAAG ATTCTCGTCGACACAATCCCCCTGATTTTCAACGCTGTAAAAATCAAAGGATCAATTGTTGGATCCCGATTGGATGTCAATGAGGCTATGGATTTTGTGGCTCGTGGAGCCGTCAATGTCCCATTAGAGTTGGTGAAGCTGGAAGACGTCGCCGAAGTCTACACAAAAATGCACGATGGAAAGATAAATTCTCGGGTTGTTGTGGATTTCTCTTTgtaa
- the oac-12 gene encoding Acyl_transf_3 domain-containing protein (Partially confirmed by transcript evidence), with product MVSSPPSKRQDLQGIRGIAILSVLGFHFYPTHFPNGYLGVDQFFVLSGFLMCMLLTKTEKLPIFTRISNFYARRLKRILPLYLLFISLTLLALCTVFPEAAVLQNQESAARALVFRSNRLSTGDEAYYEKLQVAVDLFTHTWSLSVEVQFYFVVPVVFLVGNWLSETRKYGFYIGIALTSAAFYSILPADEAFNSMFARIWQFLIGMLTFMLSNNSETFSGSRLKYVILLAMPITIAFPTQLPTNIVRFLFTILTASLMLISADDTILSNRLLTYIGDISYSLYLVHWPIYAFSKLTYGDNYYAFTGGLFISVLLAIIIFETFEKWYLQLANLNICVLIIAFFMLSGMLINKQWLFPEPDIEYPRLDGINSNNMTIEDVDQMNKYWNQMDLRSMVEPGCVQRTPTHKRWCDFELPGSKFKIAIFGNSYTHNHHKMFIQEFESQVYNVTMYSEKGCEPLAARQDDKNCMDKLTQFVEFIESAKPDYAFMFTRYFSIADAFENKTDPDLKNDRIFCQMKSQLNELLPNIKKKLYILDSMPLVNAPYIPKIAEDLRNGKSIQEISKSLLPSDNYKNGRLRHAALVKECGRKCELIDYLPLFFNKITNMYQYVDSRGFSYFTTLYHLSAHGIELVRPIYSAIAKSLK from the exons ATGGTATCCTCCCCGCCGTCAAAGCGTCAGGATCTACAAGGGATCCGCGGAATAGCGATTCTCTCGGTTTTGGGGTTTCACTTCTACCCGACTCACTTTCCAAATGGCTACCTTGGCGTTGATCA atttttcgtacTCTCCGGTTTCCTAATGTGCATGTTGTTGacgaaaaccgaaaaacttccaatattcacgagaatttcaaatttttacgcTCGCCGTCTCAAGCGGATACTTCCACTCTACCTGCTCTTCATTTCCCTCACACTTTTGGCCCTTTGCACAGTCTTCCCCGAGGCAGCCGTGCTCCAGAATCAGGAATCCGCGGCGCGGGCACTGGTTTTCCGTTCGAATCGTCTGAGCACCGGAGATGAAGCTTATTATGAGAAGCTTCAAGTCGCCGTGGACTTGTTCACTCACACATGGTCTCTGTCGGTTGAGGTGCAATTCTATTTTGTGGTGCCTGTAGTTTTTCTGGTGGGGAATTGGTTGTCGGAGACACGGAAATATGGATTTTATATTGGGATAG ccCTCACCTCCGCCGCCTTCTATTCAATATTGCCTGCCGACGAGGCCTTCAACAGTATGTTCGCTCggatttggcaatttttgatcgGAATGCTCACTTTTATGCTCTCCAACAATTCCGAGACATTTTCGGGCTCCCGTTTAAAATATGTGATACTTCTTGCCATGCCCATTACTATAGCGTTCCCAACCCAATTGCCAACAAATATTGTAAG attcctATTCACTATATTAACCGCTTCGTTGATGCTAATTTCAGCAGATGATACAATTTTGAGCAATCGACTTTTGACCTACATCGGGGACATTTCATATTCTTTATATCTTGTTCATTGGCCGATTTATgcgttttcaaaattgacatATGGCGATAACTACTACG ctTTCACCGGCGGACTCTTCATATCAGTACTTCTGgcgattattatttttgaaactttcgagAAATGGTACCTGCAACTCGCCAATCTCAACATTTGTGTACTCATCATAGCGTTTTTTATGCTCAGCGGGATGCTTATCAATAAGCAGTGGCTATTTCCAGAGCCGGACATCGAATATCCCCGACTTGACGGGATTAACAGCAACAATATGACCATAG aaGATGTTGATCAAATGAACAAATATTGGAATCAGATGGATTTGAGGAGCATGGTGGAGCCAGGGTGTGTTCAGAGGACGCCCACGCACAAGCGATGGTGTGATTTTGAA CTACCCGGGTCCAAATTCAAGATAGCAATATTTGGCAACAGTTACACTCACAATCATCACAAAATGTTCATTCAAGAGTTCGAAAGCCAAGTCTACAATGTGACAATGTACTCGGAAAAGG GCTGTGAACCTTTGGCAGCTCGTCAAGATGACAAAAATTGCATGGATAAGCTTACGCAGTTTGTGGAATTCATAGAAAGTGCAAAACCGGATTATGCATTTATGTTTACTAG ATACTTCTCAATAGCTGATGCATTTGAGAACAAAACCGATCCAGATTTGAAGAATGACcgaattttctgtcaaatgaAAAGTCAGCTTAATGAGCTTCttccaaatatcaaaaagaagCTGTACATCCTCGACTCAATGCCACTTGTCAACGCTCCttacattccaaaaattgcagaGGACTTGAGAAATGGGAAATCGATTCAGGAGATTAGT AAATCCCTCCTGCCATCTGACAACTACAAAAACGGACGACTGCGGCACGCGGCTCTAGTGAAGGAATGCGGTCGGAAATGTGAACTGATCGATTATCTACcattgttttttaataagaTCACAAACATGTATCAGTACGTTGATTCACGtggtttttcatatttcaccACACTTTATCACCTATCTGCTCATGGCATCGAACTTGTACGACCAATTTATTCAGCCAttgcaaaaagtttgaaatga